The genomic region TATTTCTACATTTTTTATACATATGGTTAATTTTTCCTcttttatatttactttttaagtataaattattattactattattattattattattattttcaagatTAATGTAACATTCTCTTAAAAATTATGTCATAATTATTTTGACCAATTATATAtagaattcaaaatattttatgattATAAATAAACTTAATTTCTTTAATTAATGAATTTACtatatgaaaaattatttaaatatattattaattattatataaattataaaaaatttacatTAAGATCAATTATTTTCCGTGCATCGTACGGGTCAAAATACTAGTATATATTAATAGGATATATCATtgtcaaaatatataaaaaacaaaaaagtaactttatcaaaaaataaataaaaatcattgtcaaaaataaaatttaagaaaataaataaattaactcaAAACACGGTTAGAACGCTACCTTGTCTTTTTATTTCCATAAAATTTATACTTTAAAAAGActatattttccaaaagtcattcattgcatttttcattttctaaaacagaaaagaaattatattttCTTCCAGGTTAAGTATTCTAAACTGTAATTTTTCAAAAGAAGAATATTTTGGACTCTAGCTAGCCAGGTTAATTACACTTTTAGATAAAACCTTCCCAAGTTCTACCtaaattttatatcaaatttctttataatattatattatttaactttttgTATCAAGTTCTACCTTCCATTTTTTATTTCTCCTATAAATATATAACCTCCACCATCATATTCAAGACACACAACGTTTTCATCAAAGAAATATTTCAGAGAAATTAAAAGCATTCACATACATCAAGACAATGGCTTCTTGGTCTGCAGAAAATGCCATCAAAGCCTATCTCAGCACTTTGAAAATGGTGAGTAGCATTCATCTATAATTTCTTGATATGATTcttcaattaatattttttttctattccTTAAAAATTTTCTGATCTGATTTTTGGTTATATTTCGATAGGATGAAAAGGCTAAAGAACCATCTGTTGCCGAATTTATATCAGCATTAGCAGCTGGAAATAATGCACAATTAATGGTTGTTGCTTCTGCTGCTGCAGCAGATTCAACAACACTTGCACTAATTGCTGCTGCTAATCAAACTAACGGAAATGTAATATGCATTGTACCTAACAATCAAGATCTAATTGCATCCAAGAATTTCCTAGGAGCAGATTCTAATAAAGTGAAGTTCATGATTGGAAAAGGAGCACAAGAATTAGATGTATTAAACAAAGCTGATTTTGTGGTAATTGATTGTAATCTTGTGAACCATGAAGAGCTTGTGAAATTAGTCCAAACTGGTGATGGTAATAAGCAAAAGGGTGTAGTTGTTGTTGGTTACAATGCATTTGGTTGTAAAGGGTCTTGGAGAACATGTGGAACCAAAACTCAATTGCTTCCTATTGGTGAAGGATTACTGGTGACAAGATTTGAAGAAAACAATGCTATTAGACATAAATATGGATCTGGAATGAATAAGAGTGTTCGAAGTCGGTGGATTGTGAAGGTTGATAAATGTACCGGTGAAGAACATGTTTTTAGAGTTAGACTTTCACAAGGAGTGATTTAGAAAATTCGATGGAATCAGAAATTTCCATAGTTACAAGATCTGGACTATTTGGATAAAAACATGACATCTCGTGCTTCGACTTTGATGATTTAAATCGAGTGTTCAAAGTATTTTTTGGAACAGAAGTGGTTCAATGTTGATTCCATACTTCAAATCGAAATCGCGTTAATGCAGAGAAATCAAATCTTGCAAGTATCAGCCACTACAAGAAAATCATGCAGCCATATTCTTTTAGTGAGCCAGTACTCCATCTAATTTTTTGAGGAAAGAGAATTATAAATTTTGGTTATATTGTAAGGCACCAAAGAGTTAGTCTTATTTTAAATGTACAAAGCAAACTATAGAAATATATGTTCTGAATTGAGATAGATATAAAAACGCAATTATTATAAATTCTTGCTCAAACTATATTGTTCTTGTTTTCTTTGTATGAAAAGTTCATAGGCCCAATAAAAAATATGGTACCTTGTTCCAACAATGGTTATGTGGTTTTGTCACATCAATTACAGAAACAACCTTGATATGATGCTAGTTGAATAAATTATTAGTGTACAATATGTTAATCTCCTATCATTACAGATTGAATATATTCAAGGAAATTATAATTAGCATCCAACAACAGCTAATTGATGTTTCTTGATTGTTTAGTGAATTACTGCCAATACTAACATGTGATACTATAAAGTGTTGTCTACAGATATTTTGTTTTTGGCTTTTTGCAACTTCCTGGTTGGCATGATGGAAAGACATTACTGGGAGCCACACTGGTATAAGAACTGGATCACAAAAAAACATTGAAATAAAATCTCGAATTAAAATTTTAAGAGCCTTTTGAAGAGGAAGAGATGAGAgggctttgaaaaaaaaaaaaagaattgattCGAAAGAATCGAAAGATTTTGGTTGAGAGGGTTTTGGAGAGTTTACTTTTAATCATA from Vicia villosa cultivar HV-30 ecotype Madison, WI unplaced genomic scaffold, Vvil1.0 ctg.000986F_1_1, whole genome shotgun sequence harbors:
- the LOC131632682 gene encoding uncharacterized protein LOC131632682, with product MASWSAENAIKAYLSTLKMDEKAKEPSVAEFISALAAGNNAQLMVVASAAAADSTTLALIAAANQTNGNVICIVPNNQDLIASKNFLGADSNKVKFMIGKGAQELDVLNKADFVVIDCNLVNHEELVKLVQTGDGNKQKGVVVVGYNAFGCKGSWRTCGTKTQLLPIGEGLLVTRFEENNAIRHKYGSGMNKSVRSRWIVKVDKCTGEEHVFRVRLSQGVI